The Sorangiineae bacterium MSr11367 genome window below encodes:
- a CDS encoding ATP-binding cassette domain-containing protein has translation MRRRFLAPEVIQTSAMDCGPAALKSLLEGYGINVSYGRLREAAQTEVDGTSIDVLEDLAVRLGLDATQTMLPFEHLAVGAPFPALLVTKDPVGALHFIVVWRRIGRYFQIMDPGRGRLWADITTLRQITFKHGMPVPASQWRTWVGSVESHQAFAARFARIGVRKSGAGLLERARTDPSWRSFGALDAALRMTASLVSEKVVKRGHAANSLLAALFDEALRDLVAGHFDSGEPVVPRCYWSAAPTATPEHVKLTGAVLVRIFGVRPERTDARLPADVRAALRERPPQPLRHLGSILREDGVLAPGLLLMSLVAATLGGALEVLLLRAAIDVGRHLNIAEQRLAGFGVLAALFAVLLVLDVSLSGGALRMGRRLETRLRVAFLRKIPRLHDRYFQSRPMSDMAHRAHAIHPIRELPQLGGRLLRSTMDLLVAAAGLVWIDARSWPLVLLAVVVSTVGPWFAQQTMAERDLRARSFDGSLTRFYLDGLLGLLPARAHGAESAVRRQHARVMMEWSRASLDRIRASTFIDALQQIAGSLLVVFLVFAYLTHEPEPAAVLLFVYWALNVPVLGQEITRTALLYPSMRNRLLRLVEPLDAVEEPEANNGSQPGGRARSGVAEAYIVFRNVSVRAAGHTILEDVDLAIPSGAHVAIVGASGAGKSSLVALLLGWHRPASGSVSVNGLPLRGDHLKQVRRQTAWVDAAIHLWNRSLLANLEYGAVSNGERRVGTVLEDADLLSLLERLPDGLQTNLGEGGALVAGGEGQRVRLGRAMMRKPQLVILDEAFRGLARERRRALLGRARERWKDATLLCATHDVMDTRDFDHVIVLVDGRVCEQGPPRALCKRADSRYAAMLLAEENVQRRMWNESAWRRVTVRNGQLMDGSPEAAEETEVRL, from the coding sequence ATGAGGCGCCGGTTCTTGGCACCCGAGGTCATTCAGACTTCCGCGATGGATTGCGGGCCGGCCGCCCTCAAGTCGCTCCTCGAAGGATACGGAATCAACGTCAGCTACGGGCGCCTTCGGGAAGCGGCGCAAACCGAGGTCGATGGTACGTCGATCGATGTCCTCGAAGATCTGGCCGTTCGCCTTGGGCTCGATGCGACACAAACCATGTTGCCGTTCGAGCACCTGGCGGTGGGCGCCCCGTTTCCAGCCCTCCTTGTAACGAAGGATCCGGTAGGTGCACTGCACTTCATCGTCGTTTGGCGACGCATCGGCCGGTACTTTCAGATAATGGATCCGGGGCGTGGGCGGCTTTGGGCGGACATCACGACCTTGCGGCAGATCACGTTCAAACACGGAATGCCGGTTCCTGCATCGCAATGGCGCACATGGGTCGGAAGCGTAGAGTCGCATCAGGCATTCGCGGCGCGCTTCGCTCGCATCGGCGTCCGAAAGTCGGGAGCAGGACTCCTGGAGCGTGCTCGTACAGACCCATCATGGCGTTCGTTCGGCGCGCTCGATGCGGCCTTGAGGATGACCGCGTCGCTGGTCTCGGAGAAGGTCGTTAAACGCGGGCACGCGGCGAACTCGCTCCTTGCAGCTCTCTTCGACGAAGCGCTGCGCGACCTTGTCGCTGGACATTTCGATTCTGGCGAACCGGTTGTACCACGCTGTTACTGGTCGGCCGCACCGACCGCGACCCCCGAGCACGTCAAGCTCACAGGAGCTGTACTCGTCCGCATCTTCGGCGTCCGCCCAGAGAGAACAGATGCGCGGCTTCCCGCCGACGTAAGGGCTGCCCTTCGCGAGCGGCCCCCGCAACCGTTGCGCCATCTTGGTTCCATCCTCCGCGAGGACGGCGTACTCGCGCCCGGGCTCCTCCTGATGTCCCTCGTCGCCGCAACGCTTGGCGGCGCGCTCGAGGTGCTGCTTCTGCGCGCAGCCATCGACGTCGGACGTCATCTCAATATCGCGGAACAGCGGCTCGCGGGCTTCGGCGTCCTGGCAGCGCTATTTGCCGTCTTGCTCGTGCTCGACGTCTCCCTTTCCGGCGGCGCGCTGCGTATGGGCCGACGGCTCGAGACGCGTCTACGCGTCGCCTTTCTGCGCAAGATACCGCGCCTGCACGATCGCTACTTTCAGTCCCGTCCCATGTCGGACATGGCGCATCGAGCCCATGCCATTCACCCAATCCGCGAGCTTCCACAGCTCGGCGGTCGCCTCTTGCGCAGCACAATGGACCTGCTCGTGGCTGCGGCGGGGCTGGTCTGGATCGATGCTCGCAGTTGGCCGCTCGTCCTCCTAGCGGTGGTGGTCTCCACCGTCGGCCCGTGGTTCGCGCAGCAGACCATGGCCGAGCGCGATCTGCGCGCCCGCTCGTTCGATGGATCGCTCACCCGGTTCTACCTCGATGGCCTGCTCGGGCTGTTGCCGGCGCGAGCGCATGGTGCGGAGAGTGCTGTACGTCGGCAGCACGCGCGGGTGATGATGGAATGGTCCCGAGCTTCGCTCGACCGAATTCGCGCTTCGACGTTCATCGATGCGCTTCAGCAGATCGCTGGTTCGCTTCTAGTCGTCTTTCTCGTATTTGCCTATCTGACGCACGAGCCGGAACCGGCGGCCGTCCTGCTATTCGTCTATTGGGCGCTGAATGTCCCGGTACTCGGGCAGGAAATCACTCGCACCGCGCTTCTTTATCCTTCGATGCGAAATCGGTTGCTTCGCCTCGTGGAACCGCTCGATGCCGTCGAAGAGCCGGAGGCGAACAATGGAAGCCAGCCGGGAGGCCGCGCCCGCTCGGGCGTCGCGGAAGCATATATCGTGTTTCGTAACGTGTCGGTACGCGCGGCGGGACATACGATTCTCGAGGACGTCGATCTCGCCATTCCCAGCGGCGCCCACGTCGCGATCGTTGGTGCGTCGGGAGCTGGGAAATCGAGCCTCGTGGCGTTGCTTCTCGGATGGCATCGGCCCGCCTCCGGTTCTGTGTCGGTGAACGGGCTGCCGTTGCGCGGCGACCACCTGAAACAGGTCCGCAGGCAAACAGCGTGGGTCGATGCCGCCATCCATCTTTGGAATCGGTCGCTTCTCGCGAATCTCGAGTACGGGGCCGTCTCCAACGGCGAACGGCGCGTGGGCACGGTTCTCGAAGATGCCGATCTTCTGAGCCTCCTCGAGCGACTGCCCGATGGCCTTCAAACCAATCTTGGCGAGGGCGGCGCACTCGTGGCCGGCGGGGAGGGACAGCGCGTGCGGCTTGGGCGCGCCATGATGCGCAAGCCGCAGCTGGTTATCCTCGATGAGGCCTTCCGCGGACTGGCTCGTGAGCGCCGGCGCGCGCTCTTGGGGCGCGCGCGCGAGCGATGGAAAGACGCCACCCTCCTCTGCGCGACGCACGACGTGATGGACACACGCGACTTCGATCACGTCATCGTCCTTGTGGATGGCCGCGTCTGCGAGCAGGGACCACCTCGAGCCCTCTGCAAGCGCGCCGATTCGCGATATGCAGCCATGCTTCTTGCCGAGGAGAACGTTCAGCGCAGGATGTGGAACGAAAGCGCCTGGCGAAGGGTCACGGTCCGCAATGGCCAGCTCATGGATGGATCGCCAGAGGCCGCGGAAGAAACCGAGGTGCGACTGTGA
- a CDS encoding ABC transporter ATP-binding protein/permease, with translation MGLEDTVRAFGLEAEPLYGRYGDIDTLLCGTAPALLRVVGSSASDEHQLIALLDANSKRARILAPDHSVRTIPLTMLRDALYLETEGAHGARIEALLARIPISSRDRARARAALLREQVRELPLDVGWALRLSPATPFLHQLRSAGVIRTLRAMTAAHAVSFALSVLGWWILGRGALSGHLDRGWLYAWALVLATLVPIRVLTAWWQGITSISAGLLLKQRMLLGALNSVPDSIRSEGTGQLLGQVIEVDAVEDLAMHGGFVSLIALVELAISLPVLALGPSGVSSVLAFLGWLAFAAFLIYRFARRWIGWSRARITMTEDMIERMAGHRTRVAQEDSAHWHDDEDRALAAYAEATHALDRVNTAITGLLPRGWMLLGFAVLAPAFIAGAASPEKLAVGIGGVLLARSALLRITTGLTSLVGAVAAWKHAEPLFHAATRFEPAASTRTPPKDTDSEAATLLDVRHLDFRYRADGAAVLRDVTFRIQRGERVLVEGPSGAGKSTFGSVVAGLRPHESGLVLFRGLDRKSLGADAWRHNIAVAPQFHENHLFSETLAFNLLMGRQWPPREEDLREAARICRELGLGPLLDRMPGGLMQRVGETGWQLSHGERSRVYLARALLQGAELVILDESFASLDPETQAQALECARKRAPSLMVIAHP, from the coding sequence ATGGGACTCGAGGATACCGTGCGCGCCTTCGGACTCGAGGCGGAGCCGCTATACGGCCGGTACGGCGACATCGATACACTGCTCTGCGGCACCGCCCCCGCCCTGCTGCGCGTAGTCGGGTCGTCGGCTTCCGATGAGCACCAGCTCATCGCGCTTCTCGATGCGAACTCCAAGCGCGCTCGCATCCTTGCCCCCGATCATTCGGTGCGCACCATCCCGCTGACCATGTTGCGCGATGCCCTTTACCTCGAAACAGAAGGTGCGCACGGCGCGCGCATCGAAGCGCTTCTTGCGCGTATTCCGATCTCGTCCCGAGACCGCGCGCGCGCGCGAGCTGCTCTTCTCAGAGAACAGGTGCGTGAGCTTCCTCTTGACGTGGGATGGGCTCTGCGCCTTTCCCCTGCAACTCCCTTTCTTCACCAACTCCGAAGCGCGGGGGTCATCCGGACCCTGCGTGCCATGACCGCCGCGCACGCGGTGAGCTTCGCCCTGTCCGTGCTCGGGTGGTGGATCCTCGGACGCGGAGCGCTCTCGGGCCATCTGGACCGGGGTTGGCTGTACGCGTGGGCTCTCGTTCTGGCCACGCTCGTTCCCATTCGCGTCCTGACCGCGTGGTGGCAGGGTATCACCAGCATTTCCGCTGGCCTCCTCTTGAAGCAGCGGATGCTGCTTGGGGCCCTCAATTCCGTCCCGGACTCCATCCGGAGCGAAGGCACGGGTCAGCTTTTGGGCCAGGTCATCGAAGTCGATGCCGTCGAAGATCTGGCCATGCACGGGGGCTTCGTCAGCCTCATAGCGCTCGTGGAACTGGCCATCTCCCTACCCGTGCTCGCTCTCGGGCCATCGGGCGTTTCGAGCGTTCTAGCATTTCTCGGCTGGCTCGCATTCGCCGCCTTTCTCATCTATCGATTCGCCCGCCGCTGGATAGGATGGTCGCGCGCGCGCATCACGATGACCGAGGACATGATCGAGCGAATGGCCGGTCACCGCACTCGCGTTGCCCAGGAAGACTCGGCCCACTGGCACGACGATGAAGACCGTGCCCTCGCCGCCTACGCCGAAGCCACACACGCCCTGGACCGCGTCAACACAGCCATCACGGGCCTGCTGCCCCGGGGCTGGATGCTCCTTGGCTTTGCGGTCCTTGCGCCAGCGTTTATTGCCGGCGCGGCATCGCCCGAGAAACTCGCTGTCGGCATCGGAGGTGTTCTGCTCGCACGGAGTGCGCTCCTCCGCATCACCACCGGGCTCACCTCCCTCGTTGGCGCGGTAGCGGCATGGAAACATGCCGAGCCGCTCTTTCACGCGGCGACACGCTTTGAGCCGGCTGCCTCAACGCGAACGCCGCCGAAGGACACCGATTCAGAGGCTGCGACGCTGCTCGACGTGCGACATCTCGATTTTCGGTATCGCGCCGACGGCGCTGCCGTCCTCCGAGATGTCACATTCCGTATCCAGCGCGGCGAACGCGTCCTCGTGGAGGGCCCGTCGGGCGCCGGCAAATCAACCTTCGGGTCTGTGGTCGCCGGACTGCGGCCCCACGAGTCAGGCCTGGTTCTCTTCCGTGGACTTGATCGAAAGTCGCTAGGCGCCGATGCGTGGCGGCACAATATCGCCGTCGCACCCCAGTTCCACGAGAACCACCTTTTTTCGGAGACTCTCGCATTCAATCTGCTCATGGGTCGCCAGTGGCCTCCTCGCGAAGAAGACCTTCGCGAGGCCGCAAGAATTTGCCGCGAACTCGGCCTTGGCCCTCTGCTGGACCGTATGCCCGGGGGCTTAATGCAGCGGGTCGGCGAAACTGGATGGCAGCTCTCCCACGGTGAACGAAGCCGTGTGTATCTGGCGCGCGCGCTCCTCCAGGGGGCTGAACTCGTGATCCTCGACGAGAGCTTCGCCTCTCTCGATCCAGAGACACAGGCGCAGGCTTTGGAGTGCGCGCGAAAGCGGGCACCCTCGCTCATGGTGATCGCACATCCGTAA
- a CDS encoding NADP-dependent oxidoreductase has translation MANIKQNTMRAAVIERFGGPELLTLRTLPVPEVGPSDVLIRVEVAGVASWDGVEREGHYDGAFGMPSTFPYVLGWDGAGTVAAVGEQVSRFKEGDRVYAASMPLPRGGFYAEYTVVAAKNVSLIPEKLTIEQAGVVAWDALTALSGLEKLGLKQDQTVMILGASGGIGHMAVQIGKRMGAHVLAVASGDDGVALSSRLGADAVVNGRKDDAGAAARDFAPGGIDAALVTYGGEATDQALTAVRDGGQVSCPYGVMPEPNVRSSVELVRYNGDIGQAATDTLNRLIETGSFEVHVARTFPFEQVADAHRALRTHYLGKLALRVT, from the coding sequence ATGGCGAACATCAAACAGAACACCATGCGGGCCGCCGTCATCGAGCGGTTCGGGGGGCCCGAGTTGCTTACGCTACGAACCTTGCCCGTGCCAGAGGTCGGGCCCAGCGATGTCTTGATCCGGGTGGAGGTGGCAGGTGTGGCCTCGTGGGACGGCGTTGAGCGCGAGGGACACTACGACGGGGCTTTCGGAATGCCTTCGACATTTCCCTATGTCCTCGGCTGGGACGGAGCGGGCACTGTCGCGGCTGTGGGCGAGCAAGTCAGCCGCTTCAAGGAGGGCGACCGGGTGTACGCCGCCTCCATGCCGCTCCCCAGGGGAGGATTCTATGCCGAGTACACCGTAGTGGCGGCGAAGAACGTCTCGCTTATCCCCGAGAAGCTGACAATCGAGCAGGCGGGCGTAGTGGCATGGGACGCGTTGACCGCCCTTAGTGGCCTGGAAAAGCTGGGTCTGAAGCAGGACCAGACTGTGATGATCTTGGGGGCCAGCGGCGGCATCGGGCACATGGCGGTGCAGATCGGCAAACGAATGGGAGCCCACGTATTGGCGGTGGCGTCGGGTGATGACGGCGTGGCACTGTCGAGTCGGCTGGGTGCCGACGCCGTCGTCAACGGGCGCAAGGACGACGCGGGGGCCGCCGCCCGTGACTTCGCACCTGGAGGAATAGATGCCGCCCTCGTCACCTACGGAGGCGAGGCGACCGATCAGGCGCTAACGGCCGTGCGCGACGGCGGCCAAGTCTCCTGCCCCTACGGCGTGATGCCGGAGCCGAATGTCCGTTCCAGCGTGGAACTCGTTCGCTACAACGGCGACATCGGTCAAGCCGCGACCGACACGCTCAACCGCCTCATCGAAACCGGGTCGTTCGAGGTCCATGTCGCTCGCACGTTTCCGTTCGAGCAGGTCGCCGACGCGCACCGGGCGCTGCGCACTCACTATCTTGGCAAACTTGCCCTTCGGGTAACCTGA
- a CDS encoding IS3 family transposase (programmed frameshift) — protein MAKRKRRVFTPEFKADAVRLCKSGDRTIAQVANDLDLTETALRAWVKRADAQAPKSATSNELTTPEREELAELRRKVKRLEMERENLKKSSNILREGEHVKFAFIDVEKTFWPIQVLCFVLGVSRSGYYAWKARPKSKARTSDEKLATQIEASHKRSRGTYGSPRVHRELRARGIRVARKRVERLMRQQGIAAKRKRRFRRTTDSKHAHPVAANLLERRFDVDLPNTAWVTDVTYVWTLEGWLYLAAILDLYSRRVVGWATSETNDRELALQALRSAVNSRKPPTGLLHHSDRGSPYASADYRAGLERHGFVASMSRKGDCWDNAVAESFFATIKGELIDHENYVTRACAIASIADYIDNFYNPVRRHSSIGYVSPIEFELILLQSNKLSA, from the exons ATGGCGAAACGGAAACGACGGGTGTTTACGCCCGAGTTCAAGGCAGATGCAGTTCGGCTTTGCAAGAGCGGAGATCGAACCATCGCGCAGGTCGCGAACGACCTCGATCTAACGGAAACGGCGCTGCGAGCTTGGGTCAAGCGCGCCGACGCGCAAGCGCCGAAGAGTGCCACATCGAACGAGCTGACGACGCCGGAGCGTGAGGAACTCGCGGAGCTTCGCCGAAAGGTGAAACGCCTCGAGATGGAGCGCGAGA ATCTTAAAAAAAGCAGCAACATTCTTCGCGAAGGAGAACACGTGAAGTTCGCGTTCATCGACGTGGAGAAGACGTTCTGGCCCATTCAGGTTCTCTGCTTCGTACTCGGCGTCTCGCGAAGCGGCTACTACGCCTGGAAAGCACGGCCGAAGTCGAAAGCCAGGACGAGTGACGAGAAGCTCGCGACGCAGATTGAAGCGTCGCACAAGCGCAGTCGTGGCACCTACGGAAGCCCGCGTGTGCATCGGGAACTGCGGGCTCGGGGCATCCGCGTGGCTCGGAAACGCGTCGAACGCTTGATGCGCCAGCAGGGGATTGCCGCGAAACGAAAACGACGCTTTCGTCGCACCACGGACTCGAAGCATGCGCACCCCGTTGCCGCGAATCTGCTCGAGCGACGGTTCGACGTCGATCTTCCGAATACGGCATGGGTGACCGACGTGACGTACGTCTGGACCCTTGAAGGCTGGCTTTACCTCGCCGCGATCCTTGATCTCTATTCGCGACGAGTCGTCGGCTGGGCGACCAGCGAAACCAACGACCGGGAGCTCGCGTTGCAGGCCCTTCGCAGCGCCGTGAACAGCCGAAAACCGCCAACGGGGCTGCTTCATCACTCGGACCGCGGCAGCCCGTACGCGAGCGCCGACTACCGTGCCGGACTCGAACGACATGGCTTCGTGGCTAGTATGAGCCGCAAGGGCGACTGCTGGGACAACGCCGTCGCCGAGAGCTTCTTCGCCACAATCAAGGGCGAGTTGATCGATCATGAAAACTACGTGACGAGGGCTTGCGCGATCGCGTCGATCGCCGACTACATCGACAATTTCTACAACCCCGTTAGACGGCATTCGTCGATTGGCTACGTTAGCCCAATTGAGTTTGAATTAATTTTGTTGCAATCAAACAAGCTGTCCGCATAG